Proteins from a single region of Amorphus orientalis:
- a CDS encoding replicative DNA helicase, translated as MATSALSITSETADTRSSPHNVEIERQLLGAILVNNETFYRVTDFLEPTHFFIDQHRQIYEKTSQLIRAGKVASPITVKTFFPADAKVGDIPITQYLLRLAADATTIINAEDYGRTLMDLALRRSLIVIGEDMVNLAYDSPIDATPRHQIEEVERKLFSLAESGRFEGGFSTFSDAVTAAVDMAAAAFERSGHLSGIATGLVDLDRQVGGLQSSDLIILAGRPAMGKTSLATNIAFNIARAHKAEEQPDGTMKTIDGGIVGFFSLEMSSEQLATRILAEQSGVSSSLIRRGAIDEEQFARLAATAQEMRTLPLYIDQSGGLTIGQLAARARRLKRQRGLDVLVIDYLQLLQGSGKRASDSRVQEITEITTGLKALAKELAVPVLALSQLSRQVEAREDKRPQLADLRESGSIEQDADVVMFVFREEYYLQSRKPKEGTEEFFEWQAQMEQVAGRAEVIVGKQRHGPTGTVNLQFDSDVTRFSSLAPDDHLPERHD; from the coding sequence ATGGCCACGTCGGCCCTTTCGATCACAAGCGAGACCGCCGATACCCGCTCCTCCCCCCACAATGTGGAGATCGAGCGGCAGCTTCTGGGCGCCATTCTCGTCAACAACGAGACGTTCTACCGGGTCACGGACTTCCTGGAGCCGACCCACTTCTTCATCGATCAGCACCGGCAGATCTACGAGAAGACGTCCCAGCTGATCCGGGCGGGCAAGGTCGCCTCGCCGATCACGGTGAAGACGTTCTTCCCCGCCGATGCCAAGGTCGGCGATATACCGATCACCCAGTATCTGCTGCGCCTCGCCGCGGATGCGACCACGATCATCAACGCGGAAGACTACGGCCGCACGCTGATGGATCTCGCCCTGCGGCGTTCGCTGATCGTCATCGGCGAGGACATGGTCAATCTCGCCTACGATTCGCCGATCGACGCGACGCCCCGCCATCAGATCGAGGAGGTGGAGCGCAAGCTGTTCTCGCTGGCGGAAAGCGGCCGGTTCGAGGGCGGCTTCTCGACCTTCTCCGACGCCGTGACCGCGGCCGTCGACATGGCGGCGGCGGCGTTCGAACGCTCCGGCCACCTCTCCGGCATCGCGACCGGGCTGGTCGATCTCGACCGGCAGGTCGGCGGCCTGCAGTCGTCCGACCTGATCATCCTCGCCGGCCGCCCGGCCATGGGCAAAACCTCGCTGGCGACCAACATCGCCTTCAACATCGCGCGGGCCCACAAGGCGGAGGAACAGCCGGACGGGACCATGAAGACGATCGACGGCGGCATCGTCGGCTTCTTCTCGCTGGAAATGTCGTCCGAGCAGCTCGCCACCCGTATCCTGGCCGAGCAGTCGGGCGTCTCCTCCTCGCTGATCCGGCGCGGCGCCATCGACGAGGAGCAGTTCGCCCGCCTCGCCGCCACCGCCCAGGAAATGCGGACGCTGCCGCTCTATATCGACCAGTCGGGCGGTCTCACCATCGGCCAGCTCGCCGCCCGGGCGCGGCGCCTGAAGCGCCAGCGCGGTCTCGACGTGCTGGTGATCGACTACCTCCAGCTCCTGCAGGGATCCGGCAAGCGCGCCTCCGACAGCCGTGTTCAGGAGATCACCGAAATCACCACCGGGCTGAAAGCGCTCGCCAAGGAGCTCGCCGTTCCGGTCCTGGCCCTCTCCCAGCTCTCGCGTCAGGTGGAAGCCCGCGAAGACAAACGGCCGCAGCTTGCGGACTTGCGCGAATCGGGTTCCATCGAGCAGGACGCGGACGTGGTGATGTTCGTGTTCCGCGAGGAGTACTATCTGCAGAGCCGCAAGCCGAAGGAAGGGACGGAAGAGTTCTTCGAGTGGCAGGCACAGATGGAGCAGGTCGCCGGCCGCGCCGAAGTCATTGTGGGCAAGCAGCGTCACGGCCCGACGGGCACCGTCAACCTGCAGTTCGATTCCGACGTCACCCGGTTCTCCAGCCTTGCTCCCGACGACCATCTTCCCGAACGGCACGACTAG
- a CDS encoding SAM-dependent methyltransferase, whose translation MDRLLKTFLSRVVKAGNLKIVDAEGKVQAFGDGTGDLVQVRFTDPKAERSCILNPGLKVGECYMDGSLVMDEGSIYDFLAVVLSNAGLDRPAWWIKAEETYRYLTRRLRQNNTLTRSRSNVAHHYDLSGDLYRLFLDEDWQYSCAYFETADADLDDAQLAKKRHIAAKLAIEPDMKVLDIGCGWGGMGLYLARNLNADVTGVTLSTEQHERANARASEAGLADRAQFHLKDYRNLDGPFDRIVSVGMFEHVGVGYFPEYFRKCRDLLTDDGVMLLHSIGRFDGPGDTNSWIDKYIFPGGYIPALSEVIPVIESAGLKITDIEILRLHYADTLRAWRERFMARREEAKALYDERFCRMWEFYLAGSETAFRYQDMMVFQIQITKDQEALPLTRNYMVETENRLRGIDGTAVRLQEAGE comes from the coding sequence ATGGACCGGCTTCTGAAAACCTTCCTGTCGAGAGTCGTGAAGGCGGGAAATCTCAAGATCGTCGATGCCGAAGGCAAGGTTCAAGCCTTCGGCGACGGCACCGGAGACTTGGTGCAGGTACGCTTCACGGACCCGAAGGCCGAGCGCAGCTGCATTCTCAATCCCGGGCTCAAGGTCGGCGAGTGCTACATGGACGGGTCGCTCGTCATGGACGAGGGCTCGATCTACGATTTTCTGGCCGTGGTCCTGTCCAACGCGGGGCTGGACCGGCCGGCCTGGTGGATAAAGGCCGAAGAGACCTATCGCTATCTCACCCGCCGGCTCCGTCAGAACAACACGCTGACCCGTTCCCGCTCCAACGTCGCCCATCACTACGATCTGTCGGGCGACCTCTATCGCCTCTTCCTCGACGAGGACTGGCAATATTCCTGCGCCTATTTCGAGACGGCCGACGCGGACCTCGACGACGCCCAGCTCGCCAAGAAGCGGCACATCGCCGCCAAGCTGGCCATCGAGCCGGACATGAAGGTCCTGGATATCGGCTGTGGCTGGGGCGGAATGGGGCTCTATCTCGCCCGCAATCTGAATGCCGACGTGACCGGCGTCACGCTGTCCACCGAGCAGCACGAGCGGGCCAACGCACGTGCCTCCGAAGCGGGCCTCGCCGATCGCGCCCAGTTCCACCTCAAGGACTATCGCAACCTTGACGGACCATTCGACCGCATCGTGTCGGTCGGCATGTTCGAGCACGTCGGCGTCGGCTATTTCCCGGAGTATTTCCGCAAGTGCCGGGATCTTCTGACCGACGACGGGGTCATGCTGCTCCATTCGATCGGCCGTTTCGACGGACCCGGAGACACCAACTCCTGGATCGACAAATACATTTTCCCGGGCGGCTACATCCCGGCGCTGTCGGAAGTGATCCCCGTGATCGAGTCCGCCGGTCTGAAGATCACCGACATCGAGATCCTTCGGCTCCACTACGCCGACACGCTGCGGGCCTGGCGCGAGCGCTTCATGGCGCGGCGCGAGGAGGCCAAGGCGCTTTACGACGAGCGGTTCTGCCGGATGTGGGAATTCTATCTGGCGGGCTCGGAGACGGCATTCCGCTATCAGGACATGATGGTCTTCCAGATCCAGATCACCAAAGATCAGGAGGCCCTGCCGCTCACCCGCAACTACATGGTGGAGACCGAAAACCGTCTGCGCGGGATCGACGGGACTGCGGTTCGGCTTCAGGAAGCCGGCGAGTAG
- the rplI gene encoding 50S ribosomal protein L9, with product MQVILLERIPKLGQMGETVRVRDGFARNFLLPQGKALRANDDNRKRFERERVQLEAKNLERRQEAEKVGESLNGESFITIRQAGETGQLYGSVSTRDISEILTENGFTIGRNQVEMHQPIKALGIHEVSIRLHPEVAVTVTMNVARSQDEAERQARGENVLSRDEYFTFEEEEDEESEGDLAEGETAETDAEDTADQELS from the coding sequence ATGCAGGTCATTCTCCTGGAGCGCATTCCCAAGCTCGGCCAGATGGGCGAGACCGTGCGCGTGCGCGACGGCTTCGCGCGCAACTTCCTGCTTCCCCAGGGCAAGGCCCTTCGCGCCAACGACGACAACCGCAAGCGCTTCGAGCGCGAGCGCGTCCAGCTCGAGGCCAAGAACCTCGAACGCCGCCAGGAAGCGGAGAAGGTCGGCGAGAGCCTCAACGGCGAGAGCTTCATCACCATTCGCCAGGCCGGCGAGACGGGCCAGCTCTACGGCTCGGTGTCGACCCGCGACATTTCCGAGATCCTGACGGAGAACGGCTTCACGATCGGCCGCAACCAGGTCGAGATGCACCAGCCGATCAAGGCGCTGGGCATTCATGAAGTCTCCATCCGGCTTCACCCGGAAGTCGCCGTCACCGTGACCATGAACGTCGCCCGTTCCCAGGACGAGGCCGAGCGTCAGGCCCGCGGCGAAAACGTTCTCTCCCGCGACGAGTACTTCACCTTCGAGGAGGAGGAAGACGAGGAGAGCGAGGGCGATCTGGCCGAAGGCGAGACCGCAGAGACTGACGCAGAAGACACAGCGGACCAGGAACTTAGCTGA
- the rpsR gene encoding 30S ribosomal protein S18, with amino-acid sequence MIDIAQLPTRRPFFRRRKTCPFSGVNAPKIDYKDVKLLQRYVSERGKIVPSRITAVSAKKQRELARAIKRARFLGLLPYVIK; translated from the coding sequence ATGATCGATATCGCCCAGCTTCCGACCCGGCGGCCTTTCTTCCGCCGTCGCAAGACCTGTCCGTTCTCCGGCGTCAACGCGCCGAAGATCGACTACAAGGACGTGAAGCTCCTGCAGCGCTACGTGTCCGAGCGCGGCAAGATCGTTCCCTCGCGCATCACCGCCGTTTCGGCGAAGAAGCAGCGCGAGCTGGCACGCGCGATCAAGCGCGCCCGCTTCCTAGGCCTGCTGCCGTACGTGATCAAATAA
- the rpsF gene encoding 30S ribosomal protein S6, with amino-acid sequence MPLYEHVFLARQDISGQQVDGLVEQYKAVIEEYGGSVGRIENWGLKNLSYRVKKNRKAHYALMDLDAPPAAIAEMERQMRLSEDVIRYLTVKVEAHEDGPSVMKQKRERDDRRRGDRPERGDRPDRGDRPDRGDRGDRGDRGERRGGAQ; translated from the coding sequence ATGCCGCTTTACGAGCATGTGTTCCTGGCACGCCAGGACATTTCCGGCCAGCAGGTCGACGGTCTCGTCGAACAGTACAAGGCCGTGATTGAGGAATACGGTGGATCCGTCGGACGGATCGAGAACTGGGGCCTCAAGAATCTCTCCTACCGCGTCAAGAAGAACCGCAAGGCGCACTACGCCCTGATGGATCTCGATGCCCCGCCGGCGGCCATCGCCGAGATGGAGCGTCAGATGCGGCTCTCCGAAGACGTGATCCGTTATCTGACGGTGAAGGTCGAGGCTCACGAAGACGGCCCGTCCGTCATGAAGCAGAAGCGCGAACGCGATGACCGCCGTCGCGGCGACCGTCCCGAGCGTGGCGACCGCCCGGATCGGGGCGACCGTCCGGACCGGGGTGATCGTGGAGACCGCGGTGATCGCGGCGAGCGTCGCGGAGGTGCACAATGA
- the fabD gene encoding ACP S-malonyltransferase, producing the protein MTIAFTFPGQGSQSVGMGRELADAYPAAAAVFEEVDEALGEKLSAIAWDGPIETLTLTANAQPALMAVSLAAMRALEAEGISLADTAALVAGHSLGEYSALAAAGAVSVADAARLLRQRGLAMQDAVPVGEGAMAALLGLDREAAEAVVADAAEGDVLAVANDNAPGQVVVSGHKAAVERAIEIAKERGAKRPMLLPVSAPFHCPLMAPAADVMADALKSVSLRAPVVPVVANVLAAPISEPDEIRARLVEQVTGSVRWRESVEWMAANGVDCVAEIGSGKVLTGLAKRIDRSLEGIAVNTPDDVRTFAERVRSQSEKGA; encoded by the coding sequence ATGACGATCGCATTCACGTTCCCTGGTCAGGGCAGCCAGTCCGTCGGTATGGGCCGAGAGCTCGCCGACGCGTATCCGGCCGCCGCTGCCGTTTTCGAGGAAGTCGACGAGGCCCTCGGCGAGAAGCTGTCCGCGATTGCGTGGGACGGCCCGATCGAGACGCTGACGTTGACGGCCAACGCCCAGCCGGCGCTGATGGCGGTCAGCCTTGCGGCGATGCGCGCGCTTGAGGCGGAAGGCATTTCGCTTGCCGATACGGCGGCCCTCGTCGCCGGCCATTCGCTTGGCGAATATTCCGCGCTCGCCGCGGCCGGTGCCGTCTCCGTCGCCGATGCCGCGCGGCTCCTGCGCCAGCGCGGCCTAGCCATGCAGGACGCCGTTCCGGTGGGCGAGGGTGCCATGGCGGCGCTGCTCGGCCTGGACCGTGAGGCCGCCGAAGCCGTGGTGGCCGATGCGGCGGAAGGTGACGTGCTGGCTGTGGCCAACGACAACGCCCCCGGCCAGGTCGTGGTGTCCGGCCACAAGGCCGCAGTCGAGCGCGCCATCGAGATCGCCAAGGAGCGCGGCGCAAAGCGCCCGATGCTGCTGCCGGTCTCCGCGCCGTTCCATTGTCCGCTGATGGCTCCTGCGGCCGACGTGATGGCCGACGCGCTGAAGTCCGTGTCGCTGCGCGCCCCGGTCGTGCCGGTGGTCGCCAATGTCCTGGCCGCGCCGATCAGCGAGCCGGACGAGATCCGCGCCCGGCTGGTCGAACAGGTCACCGGAAGCGTGCGCTGGCGCGAATCGGTGGAGTGGATGGCGGCGAACGGCGTTGACTGCGTCGCCGAAATCGGGTCCGGCAAGGTTCTGACTGGCCTTGCCAAGCGAATCGACCGAAGCCTCGAAGGCATTGCGGTCAATACGCCCGACGATGTGCGCACGTTCGCCGAACGTGTGCGGTCCCAAAGCGAAAAAGGCGCCTGA
- the fabG gene encoding 3-oxoacyl-[acyl-carrier-protein] reductase: MFDLSGKTALVTGASGGIGGAIARALHAQGAKVALSGTRREALDALAGELGDRVAVCPADLSDRESVDALVPACEEALGTVDILVNNAGITRDMLALRMKNEDWDQVLEVNLSVAFLLSRACLRTMMRQRSGRIINITSIVGVTGNAGQANYAAAKAGMIGMTKALAKEVATRGVTVNAVAPGFIESPMTDALNDEQKKSILSAVPAGTLGQGSDIAGGVVYLASDEAGYVTGQTLHINGGMVMI; this comes from the coding sequence ATGTTCGACCTTTCCGGCAAGACCGCGCTCGTCACGGGCGCAAGCGGCGGTATCGGCGGCGCGATCGCCCGGGCACTTCACGCCCAGGGTGCGAAGGTGGCGCTGTCCGGCACCCGGCGCGAGGCGCTGGACGCGCTGGCGGGCGAACTCGGCGACCGGGTGGCGGTGTGCCCGGCGGACCTGTCGGACCGGGAGAGCGTGGATGCGCTGGTGCCGGCCTGCGAAGAAGCGCTCGGAACCGTCGACATCCTCGTCAACAATGCCGGCATCACCCGGGACATGCTGGCGCTGCGGATGAAGAACGAGGACTGGGACCAGGTGCTCGAGGTCAACCTCTCGGTCGCCTTCCTGCTCTCGCGCGCCTGCCTGCGCACGATGATGCGTCAGCGCTCGGGCCGGATCATCAACATCACCTCGATCGTGGGCGTGACCGGCAACGCGGGGCAGGCGAATTACGCCGCCGCCAAGGCCGGCATGATCGGCATGACCAAGGCGCTCGCCAAGGAGGTCGCCACGCGCGGCGTCACGGTGAACGCGGTCGCGCCGGGCTTCATCGAAAGCCCGATGACGGATGCCCTGAACGACGAGCAGAAGAAATCGATTCTCTCCGCCGTGCCGGCCGGAACCCTCGGGCAGGGTTCCGACATCGCCGGCGGAGTGGTCTACCTGGCCAGCGACGAGGCTGGCTACGTCACCGGACAGACCCTCCACATCAATGGCGGGATGGTGATGATTTGA
- a CDS encoding acyl carrier protein → MSDIAERVKKIVVEHLGVEPEKVTENASFIDDLGADSLDTVELVMAFEEEFAVEIPDDAAETILTVGDAVKFLEKNTQ, encoded by the coding sequence ATGAGCGACATCGCGGAACGGGTGAAGAAGATCGTCGTGGAGCACCTCGGCGTAGAGCCGGAGAAGGTCACGGAGAACGCCAGTTTCATTGACGACCTGGGGGCGGACAGCCTGGATACGGTCGAACTCGTCATGGCTTTCGAAGAAGAGTTCGCCGTTGAAATTCCGGACGACGCGGCCGAGACCATTCTCACGGTCGGCGACGCCGTGAAGTTCCTCGAGAAGAACACCCAGTAA
- the fabF gene encoding beta-ketoacyl-ACP synthase II yields the protein MRRVVVTGLGTVNPLGCGVEAAWANALSGKSGASRVEHVDVSDIACQIACQIPRGDGSNGTFNPDDWMEVKERRKVDDFIVFAMAAAEQALSDADWKPTSYEDQIKTGVLIGSGIGGLMGIEDGAMTLRDRGPRRLSPFFIPGRLINLASGYVSIRYGLKGPNHAVVTACSTGAHAIGDAARLIALEDADVMVAGGSESPIGRLALAGFSACRALSTHFNDSPEKGSRPYDRDRDGFVMGEGAGIVVLEEYEHAKARGAKIYGEVIGYGLSGDAYHITAPSEDGDGAYRCMSAALKRAGVTPSEIDYINAHGTSTPMGDEIELGAVERLMGNAAGDLTMSSTKSVTGHLLGAAGAVEAIFSLLAIRDNKIPPTINLDNPSVETPIDLAPHVAVEREVNVALSNSFGFGGTNASLVFRRVDG from the coding sequence ATGAGACGCGTGGTGGTAACGGGGCTGGGAACGGTGAACCCGCTGGGATGCGGGGTTGAAGCGGCCTGGGCCAACGCGTTGAGTGGCAAGAGTGGCGCCTCGCGCGTCGAGCACGTCGACGTGTCCGATATCGCTTGTCAGATCGCCTGCCAGATTCCGCGGGGCGACGGCTCAAACGGTACCTTCAATCCGGACGACTGGATGGAGGTTAAGGAACGCCGCAAGGTGGATGACTTCATCGTCTTCGCCATGGCGGCAGCCGAGCAGGCCCTTTCGGACGCCGACTGGAAGCCGACGTCCTACGAGGACCAGATCAAGACCGGTGTCCTGATCGGGTCCGGCATCGGCGGCCTGATGGGGATCGAGGACGGAGCGATGACGCTCCGCGACCGCGGTCCGCGCCGGCTTTCTCCCTTTTTCATTCCCGGCCGCCTGATCAATCTGGCGTCCGGCTACGTGTCGATCCGCTACGGCCTCAAGGGGCCGAACCATGCGGTCGTCACCGCCTGTTCGACCGGCGCGCACGCGATCGGCGATGCCGCGCGTCTGATCGCGCTGGAAGATGCGGACGTGATGGTGGCCGGCGGCTCGGAATCGCCGATCGGCCGGCTGGCGCTCGCCGGCTTCTCCGCCTGCCGCGCTCTGTCCACACATTTCAACGACAGCCCGGAAAAAGGGTCGCGTCCCTATGACCGCGACCGCGACGGCTTCGTCATGGGCGAGGGCGCCGGCATCGTGGTGCTCGAGGAATACGAGCACGCCAAGGCGCGCGGCGCGAAGATCTACGGTGAGGTCATCGGCTACGGCCTGTCCGGCGACGCCTATCACATCACCGCGCCGTCGGAAGACGGTGACGGCGCCTACCGCTGCATGTCCGCGGCCTTGAAGCGGGCCGGGGTCACGCCGTCGGAGATCGATTATATCAACGCGCACGGCACCTCGACGCCGATGGGCGACGAGATCGAGCTGGGCGCGGTCGAGCGGCTGATGGGCAACGCCGCCGGCGACCTGACCATGTCGTCGACCAAATCGGTGACAGGACATCTGCTCGGAGCGGCCGGCGCGGTCGAAGCCATCTTCTCCCTGCTCGCGATTCGCGATAACAAGATTCCGCCGACGATCAACCTGGACAATCCCTCGGTCGAGACGCCCATCGATCTCGCCCCCCACGTCGCCGTGGAACGGGAAGTGAATGTCGCCCTGTCGAACTCGTTCGGCTTCGGCGGCACCAACGCTTCGCTCGTGTTCCGGCGGGTGGACGGCTGA
- the mltG gene encoding endolytic transglycosylase MltG codes for MNKDASNKSGPGDRNRPRPVAARPSPRSPREALQPELAPPPPPKVRSRQARHPVVIVLNFFLTLGLVAALAAAAGLYWSRAEFLAPGPAASDANFVVAEGSSVENIAAQMEERGIISNRWIFVGASQMLNTATKIKAGEYLIPAHSSMEQVMERLVEGRSIQHAVTIPEGLTSAQIVSRLNEDPILVGDIDVIPAEGSLLPETYKFTRGTSRMEMLERMQRAHEKVLDEAWERRVDDLPIDSKDDVVTLASIVEKETGRADERNRVAGVFLNRLQRGMKLQSDPTILYGLYGGEAWEQARTIYRSDLERPNAYNTYQIDGLPPGPIANPGRAAIEAVTNPSRTDDLYFVADGSGGHAFAETYAEHQRNVARWREIEAERANSGGSESQAN; via the coding sequence ATGAACAAGGACGCATCGAATAAGTCCGGACCGGGTGATCGAAACCGGCCGCGGCCTGTCGCTGCGCGACCCTCGCCGCGCAGTCCGCGCGAGGCGCTTCAGCCGGAACTCGCGCCGCCGCCGCCGCCGAAGGTGCGCTCGCGGCAGGCACGGCATCCGGTCGTGATCGTGCTGAATTTCTTCCTCACCCTCGGGCTCGTCGCCGCGCTTGCCGCCGCCGCCGGCCTCTACTGGAGCCGGGCGGAGTTCCTGGCCCCGGGGCCGGCCGCTTCGGACGCGAATTTCGTGGTCGCGGAGGGCAGCTCGGTGGAGAACATTGCGGCCCAGATGGAAGAGCGGGGGATCATTTCCAACCGCTGGATCTTCGTCGGTGCGTCGCAGATGCTGAACACCGCCACCAAGATCAAGGCGGGCGAGTACCTGATCCCGGCGCATTCCAGCATGGAGCAGGTGATGGAGCGCCTCGTGGAAGGTCGCTCCATCCAGCACGCGGTGACCATTCCCGAAGGCCTGACCAGCGCCCAGATCGTGAGCCGTCTGAACGAAGATCCGATCCTGGTGGGCGACATCGACGTCATTCCGGCGGAAGGCAGCCTGCTTCCGGAAACCTACAAGTTCACCCGTGGCACCTCCCGTATGGAGATGCTGGAGCGCATGCAGCGGGCCCACGAGAAAGTTCTCGACGAGGCGTGGGAGCGGCGTGTCGACGACCTGCCGATCGACAGCAAGGACGACGTCGTCACGCTGGCGTCGATCGTGGAGAAGGAGACCGGCCGGGCCGATGAGCGCAACCGGGTGGCCGGAGTGTTCCTGAACCGGCTCCAGCGCGGAATGAAGCTGCAGTCGGATCCGACCATTCTCTACGGGCTGTATGGCGGCGAAGCCTGGGAACAGGCCCGGACGATCTACCGCTCCGACCTGGAACGGCCGAACGCCTACAACACCTATCAGATCGACGGATTGCCGCCCGGGCCGATCGCCAATCCGGGCCGCGCCGCGATCGAGGCGGTCACCAATCCGTCGCGCACCGACGACCTTTATTTCGTCGCCGACGGCTCCGGTGGTCACGCGTTCGCCGAGACCTACGCCGAGCATCAGCGCAACGTCGCCCGCTGGCGCGAGATCGAGGCGGAGCGGGCGAACAGCGGCGGCTCCGAATCGCAGGCGAACTAG
- a CDS encoding YicC/YloC family endoribonuclease: MTLSSMTGFASARGEADGVSWAWEARSVNGRGLDVRLRLPPGWDRLDPVVRDRVSKRFKRGNVSISLAVSQTESVARYTLNESHLEAILALIRPLQASGEVAPPSADGLLAIKGVLEPVEVASTSDEGLDERILGDLDRLLAMLEENRRAEGTRLAGVVRAQVTAISDLAKSARAHPSRSTEAVRDRLAAQVTALLDASNSLDEARLYQEAALLATRADIAEELDRLDGHVEAAAALLSDGGAVGRRLDFLAQECHREANTLTSKSVHRDVTALGLELKVVIDQLREQVQNLE; this comes from the coding sequence ATGACGCTCTCCTCGATGACGGGATTTGCGTCCGCACGCGGCGAAGCCGACGGGGTGAGCTGGGCCTGGGAGGCCCGTTCGGTCAACGGGCGGGGACTGGATGTCCGGTTGCGCCTGCCTCCAGGCTGGGACCGGCTCGATCCGGTCGTCCGCGACCGGGTGTCGAAACGCTTCAAGCGCGGCAACGTGTCGATCTCGCTTGCCGTGTCGCAGACCGAAAGCGTCGCCCGTTACACACTGAACGAGAGCCATCTGGAAGCCATTCTGGCCCTGATCCGGCCGCTCCAGGCGAGCGGCGAGGTGGCGCCGCCGAGTGCCGACGGGCTGCTCGCCATCAAGGGCGTGCTTGAACCGGTCGAGGTCGCGTCGACCTCCGACGAGGGGCTCGATGAGCGCATCCTGGGCGACCTGGATCGTCTGCTCGCCATGCTGGAGGAGAACCGGCGTGCCGAGGGGACGCGGCTCGCCGGCGTTGTCCGGGCTCAGGTGACGGCGATCTCCGATCTCGCGAAATCGGCCCGGGCGCACCCCTCGCGCAGCACCGAAGCCGTACGCGACCGGCTCGCCGCACAGGTCACGGCGCTGCTGGACGCCTCCAATTCCCTCGACGAGGCCCGGCTTTACCAGGAGGCGGCCCTGCTGGCCACGCGGGCCGACATCGCCGAAGAGCTCGACCGCCTCGACGGGCACGTGGAGGCCGCGGCCGCGCTGTTGTCGGACGGCGGTGCCGTCGGCCGGCGCCTCGATTTCCTCGCGCAGGAATGCCACCGGGAGGCCAATACGCTGACCTCCAAGTCCGTGCACCGGGACGTGACCGCGCTCGGGCTGGAACTGAAGGTGGTGATCGACCAGCTGCGCGAGCAGGTCCAGAATCTGGAGTAG
- the gmk gene encoding guanylate kinase has protein sequence MLVLSSPSGAGKSTLSRAVLDTDDNIELSISATTRAKRMSEADGVHYHFMSQRQFEAMRDQGELLEWAEVHGNFYGTPRAPVEAALARGEDILFDIDWQGTLQLYESSREDVVSIFVLPPSGAELKVRLERRAEDDAETIAKRLSNAKTELTHWSEYDYVIVNDDLERALAGVRSILAAERLKRARSPGLSDFVDGLIADL, from the coding sequence ATGCTGGTGCTGTCCTCGCCTTCGGGGGCGGGCAAGTCGACCCTCTCGCGCGCGGTTCTGGACACCGACGACAATATCGAGCTGTCGATTTCGGCGACCACCCGCGCCAAGCGCATGAGCGAAGCCGACGGCGTGCACTATCACTTCATGTCGCAGCGCCAGTTCGAGGCGATGCGGGACCAGGGCGAGCTCCTCGAATGGGCCGAGGTCCACGGCAACTTCTATGGAACGCCCCGCGCGCCCGTCGAAGCGGCCCTGGCGCGCGGCGAGGACATCCTGTTCGACATCGACTGGCAGGGCACCTTGCAGCTCTACGAGTCGAGCCGGGAAGACGTGGTGTCGATCTTCGTGCTGCCGCCTTCCGGGGCGGAGCTGAAGGTCCGTCTGGAACGCCGGGCGGAGGACGATGCGGAGACGATCGCCAAGCGCCTCTCGAACGCCAAGACCGAACTGACGCACTGGAGCGAGTACGACTACGTCATCGTCAACGACGATCTCGAACGGGCTCTGGCCGGCGTGCGGTCCATCCTGGCCGCCGAACGCCTGAAGCGCGCCCGGTCGCCGGGCCTGTCCGATTTCGTGGACGGTCTGATCGCCGATCTCTGA